In Zingiber officinale cultivar Zhangliang chromosome 1A, Zo_v1.1, whole genome shotgun sequence, a genomic segment contains:
- the LOC122038207 gene encoding transcription repressor OFP17-like: protein MRKRQDQRYQSPAGANVNKKGGKFEDDDDLEAACRSLEKYLVEMMVEEGKVRELADVEELLLCWSNLTSPVFVELVSRFYRDLCNDLFSAAGANDDDDEEEQFIVS from the coding sequence ATGAGGAAGAGGCAGGATCAGCGTTATCAGTCTCCGGCAGGGGCGAATGTTAATAAGAAAGGAGGTAAGTTCGAGGATGACGACGATCTTGAGGCGGCGTGCCGGAGCCTCGAGAAATATCTAGTGGAGATGATGGTGGAAGAAGGGAAGGTGAGGGAGCTAGCTGACGTGGAGGAGCTGCTCTTGTGCTGGAGCAACTTGACGTCTCCCGTGTTCGTGGAGTTGGTGAGCAGGTTCTACAGGGACCTCTGTAACGACTTGTTCTCCGCCGCCGGCGCCAatgacgacgacgacgaagaAGAGCAATTCATTGTGTcttga
- the LOC122038205 gene encoding EPIDERMAL PATTERNING FACTOR-like protein 4: MEWKGSAKTVIAFKMVLLFFLSFCILLVLDLAAGNCSSVSACSVTTIWSGNSNYKAWRRNEAETEAAGGGGSRGSLFVGSGSWPPKCTSRCGTCTPCSPVHVSVPPRQQQKQKKADAAEYYPEAWRCRCGGRLYVP; the protein is encoded by the exons ATGGAATGGAAAGGGAGTGCTAAAACAGTCATCGCGTTCAAGATGGTTCttttattcttcctttcgttttgCATCCTATTGGTTTTAGATCTCGCAGCAGGAAACTGCAGCAGCGTTTCTGCTTGTTCAG TGACCACAATCTGGAGTGGAAATTCCAACTACAAG GCGTGGCGACGGAACGAAGCGGAGACGGAGGCGGCGGGCGGAGGTGGGAGTAGGGGTAGTCTGTTCGTAGGATCCGGATCTTGGCCGCCAAAGTGCACGTCCAGGTGCGGCACGTGCACGCCATGCTCACCGGTGCACGTCTCGGTGCCGCCGAGGCAGCAACAGAAGCAGAAGAAGGCGGACGCCGCCGAGTACTACCCGGAGGCCTGGCGGTGCCGGTGCGGCGGCCGCCTCTATGTGCCATAA